In one window of Chloroflexota bacterium DNA:
- a CDS encoding acyl-CoA dehydrogenase family protein — translation MDFQLTEEQRAIRDMVRDFAEKEIAPRAAEIDRTDEFPADIFRKMGEQGLLGLPYPEEYGGGGADTVSQALAVEEISRVSGSVGLTYAAHLSLGCGPFYLFGTEAQKKKWLVPLARGEGLGALALTEAKGGSDLAGSVTTTAELRGNEWIINGSKMYVTSGAVARSITTLSITDKAQGHRGLSMIIVPRDAPGLVIGKSEEKMGLHGSMTTQVFFEDCRVPKENLLGALGTGFRQAMQTLDGGRIGIGAMAVGLGQAALDASIKYAQERQAFGKPIGDFQAIQWMIADMSVELQAARLMVMQAATLRDNKQAFATQAAMAKLFASEAADRACWKAIQIHGGAGYLRDFPVERFYRDNRLTMIGEGTSEILRMVIARNVLKNQ, via the coding sequence ATGGATTTTCAGTTGACCGAAGAACAGCGCGCGATCCGGGACATGGTGCGCGATTTTGCAGAAAAAGAAATTGCGCCGCGCGCGGCAGAGATTGATCGCACAGACGAATTTCCCGCCGACATTTTTCGTAAGATGGGCGAGCAAGGATTGCTCGGCTTGCCGTACCCCGAAGAGTACGGCGGCGGCGGCGCAGACACCGTATCGCAGGCGCTCGCGGTCGAAGAAATTTCGCGCGTGTCCGGCTCGGTTGGGTTGACGTACGCCGCGCATCTCTCGCTCGGCTGCGGTCCATTTTATTTGTTCGGCACGGAAGCGCAAAAGAAAAAATGGCTTGTCCCGCTCGCGCGCGGCGAGGGACTCGGCGCGCTCGCGCTCACCGAAGCCAAGGGTGGGAGCGACCTTGCCGGTTCGGTTACGACGACCGCCGAATTGCGCGGCAATGAGTGGATCATCAACGGCTCGAAAATGTACGTCACGTCCGGCGCGGTCGCGCGCTCGATCACGACCTTGTCCATCACCGACAAAGCGCAAGGACATCGCGGCTTGAGCATGATCATCGTCCCGCGCGATGCGCCGGGATTGGTCATCGGCAAGTCGGAAGAAAAGATGGGCTTGCACGGTTCGATGACGACCCAGGTTTTCTTCGAGGATTGCCGCGTGCCGAAAGAAAATTTGCTCGGCGCATTGGGTACGGGATTCAGGCAAGCGATGCAGACGCTCGACGGCGGGCGCATCGGCATTGGCGCGATGGCGGTGGGGCTGGGTCAAGCCGCGCTCGACGCGAGCATCAAGTACGCGCAAGAACGTCAGGCATTCGGTAAACCGATCGGGGATTTTCAGGCGATTCAATGGATGATCGCGGACATGTCGGTCGAACTTCAAGCCGCGCGATTGATGGTGATGCAAGCCGCCACACTGCGCGACAATAAGCAAGCGTTTGCGACGCAAGCCGCGATGGCGAAACTGTTCGCGTCCGAAGCCGCCGACCGTGCGTGTTGGAAAGCGATTCAGATTCACGGCGGCGCGGGGTACTTGCGCGATTTTCCGGTCGAACGCTTTTATCGCGACAATCGCTTGACGATGATCGGCGAGGGGACGAGCGAGATTTTGCGGATGGTCATCGCGCGGAATGTTCTCAAGAATCAATAG
- a CDS encoding sugar ABC transporter permease produces MRAKLESVLPYSLLAPTLIFVTLLIVIPILQAFLLAFQAPDGSLTLANFQKMASDTSFADALKFTFLLLLFIVPAQVVLALVMALLIHTRFKGHTFFLYIYAIPLAISDLAAGIAWLSIFTERGYLNSILNQLGILERPFLFLSYQNLPAMFGTIVIAESWRATAIVMTILLAGLQVIPRDYFEAADVFGATTLKRTLFVVLPLLRPSLQNALIIRTIFAFQTFAVVFALAGRVIPVMAGESYNWYVANRNPGVAAAYAVLVLIFTVLATWVYFRVLKTNPAEAGYD; encoded by the coding sequence ATGCGCGCAAAATTAGAATCTGTTCTGCCGTACAGTCTGCTCGCGCCCACACTCATCTTTGTCACGCTGCTGATCGTGATTCCGATTCTGCAAGCATTCTTGCTCGCGTTCCAAGCGCCCGACGGTTCGCTGACGCTGGCTAATTTTCAAAAGATGGCAAGCGACACGAGCTTTGCCGATGCGCTCAAGTTCACGTTTCTCTTGTTGCTGTTCATCGTCCCCGCCCAGGTCGTCCTCGCGCTCGTGATGGCACTGCTGATTCACACGCGCTTCAAGGGACACACTTTTTTTCTGTACATCTACGCGATTCCACTCGCGATTTCCGATCTTGCCGCCGGCATCGCGTGGCTGTCCATTTTCACCGAACGCGGCTACCTCAATTCGATTCTGAATCAACTCGGCATTCTCGAAAGACCTTTTCTATTCTTGTCGTACCAAAATCTCCCTGCGATGTTCGGCACGATTGTCATCGCCGAATCATGGCGCGCGACGGCAATCGTGATGACGATTTTGCTCGCGGGCTTGCAAGTGATTCCGCGCGATTACTTTGAAGCCGCGGACGTGTTCGGCGCGACCACGCTCAAGCGCACCTTGTTTGTTGTCTTGCCGTTACTGCGACCCAGTTTACAAAACGCGCTCATCATCCGCACCATCTTTGCGTTTCAAACGTTTGCGGTGGTCTTCGCATTAGCGGGACGCGTCATTCCAGTGATGGCGGGCGAATCGTACAACTGGTATGTGGCGAATCGCAATCCGGGCGTCGCCGCGGCGTACGCGGTCCTCGTGCTCATCTTCACCGTGCTCGCGACCTGGGTCTACTTCCGCGTGTTGAAGACCAACCCGGCGGAGGCAGGATATGATTGA
- a CDS encoding carbohydrate ABC transporter permease: MRSSLSRRYIFNRVLLYGAAILLALWTLAPLYLVALAAFSTRQATFQWPKPLLPTDFSTDTMQFFVNTRGVLDSVRNSVVVALLTIVGSLLLGAPGGYALARFRFRGKEAMSLGLLISKMFPTAILAIPLAVVFLQLDLYDSIWGVALVHTAMALPFVIIVTAGIFVGVPRDLEEAAQTMGCNRLQAFLRVVMPLALPGLAAAAIFTFVISWNEVFAATILTLRNRTLPAQVLSSLNDSPLYYRYAGGFFMIVPALVFIFLIRRYLLNLWGSISR, from the coding sequence ATGCGATCATCACTTTCACGCCGCTATATTTTCAACCGCGTATTGCTCTACGGCGCGGCGATTCTGCTCGCGCTGTGGACGCTTGCACCGCTCTACCTGGTCGCGCTCGCGGCGTTCAGCACGCGGCAAGCAACGTTTCAATGGCCCAAGCCCCTGTTGCCGACGGACTTTTCGACCGATACGATGCAGTTTTTCGTGAACACGCGCGGCGTGCTCGATTCGGTGCGGAACAGCGTCGTCGTCGCGTTGTTGACGATTGTCGGCAGTCTGCTGCTGGGCGCGCCGGGCGGCTATGCGCTCGCGCGCTTTCGCTTTCGCGGCAAGGAAGCCATGTCGCTTGGACTCTTGATCAGCAAAATGTTTCCGACCGCGATTCTCGCGATTCCACTCGCCGTCGTGTTTCTGCAACTCGATTTGTACGATTCGATCTGGGGCGTCGCGCTCGTGCATACCGCGATGGCGTTGCCGTTCGTCATCATCGTCACCGCCGGCATTTTCGTCGGCGTGCCGCGCGATTTGGAAGAAGCCGCGCAAACCATGGGTTGCAATCGCCTCCAAGCGTTCCTGCGCGTCGTGATGCCGCTGGCGCTCCCTGGCTTGGCGGCGGCGGCGATCTTTACATTCGTGATTTCGTGGAACGAAGTGTTCGCCGCGACGATCCTCACATTGCGCAATCGCACCTTGCCCGCGCAGGTGCTCAGTTCGCTGAACGACTCGCCGCTGTACTATCGTTACGCCGGCGGTTTTTTCATGATCGTGCCCGCGCTGGTTTTTATTTTCTTGATCCGCCGATACCTGCTTAATTTGTGGGGAAGTATCTCTCGATAA
- a CDS encoding ABC transporter permease: MWAMSLHRLWAIAHKEFRHIQRDKRTLFLVTLSPAIMLIAFAYLFAFEVQSVRLGVWDADQSALSRRYIASLTANGKFTLARQVTGYVALREAMMSNAIHLGIVIPPDFEAMLARGESVDVQVIADGSDAISSAGGVTRLRQRTREFSRQFSDSALPPPITVQAQAWYNRELSSTLAMVPGLVPVVMILPSLAIALALTREKELGSFETLATTPIRGFEYLAGKLLPYIVYGIVSASAAYLMAIIWFRVPLRGPALDLLGMTGLYLFASLGMTLFFSSFLANQGTAMRVVLLIFFIPSFFMAGVVLPVDTRSGAAQIFSFFLPTTHLVQITRGVFLKGLGLPDLVTQSFNMFVLGLVPFILSLLTFRKQV, from the coding sequence ATGTGGGCAATGTCTCTCCATCGGTTGTGGGCAATCGCGCACAAGGAATTCCGCCACATTCAGCGCGACAAACGCACGTTGTTTCTCGTGACGCTTTCGCCGGCGATCATGCTCATCGCGTTCGCGTACCTCTTTGCGTTCGAAGTGCAAAGCGTGCGGCTGGGCGTCTGGGATGCGGACCAGTCCGCGCTCTCGCGGCGATACATCGCCAGTTTGACCGCGAACGGCAAGTTCACGCTCGCGCGTCAAGTGACCGGTTATGTGGCGTTGCGCGAAGCAATGATGAGCAACGCGATTCACCTCGGCATTGTGATCCCGCCGGATTTTGAAGCGATGCTCGCGCGCGGCGAATCGGTGGACGTGCAAGTGATCGCCGATGGCAGCGACGCGATTTCATCGGCGGGCGGCGTGACGCGCTTGCGTCAGCGGACGAGGGAATTCAGCCGCCAGTTCTCCGACAGCGCGTTGCCGCCGCCGATCACAGTGCAAGCGCAAGCGTGGTACAATCGCGAACTCAGTTCGACGCTCGCGATGGTGCCAGGGCTGGTGCCCGTCGTCATGATTCTGCCGTCGCTCGCCATCGCGCTCGCGCTCACGCGCGAAAAAGAACTGGGTAGTTTTGAAACACTTGCCACCACGCCGATTCGCGGGTTCGAATATCTTGCCGGCAAATTATTGCCGTACATCGTCTACGGCATCGTTAGCGCCAGCGCCGCGTACCTGATGGCGATAATCTGGTTTCGTGTCCCGCTGCGCGGTCCCGCGCTCGATTTGCTCGGGATGACCGGGTTGTATCTGTTCGCGTCGCTGGGCATGACGTTGTTCTTTTCCTCGTTCCTCGCCAACCAGGGCACGGCGATGCGCGTCGTCCTCTTGATTTTTTTCATTCCCAGTTTTTTTATGGCAGGCGTGGTCCTGCCGGTGGATACGCGCTCCGGCGCGGCGCAAATCTTTTCGTTCTTTCTGCCGACGACGCATTTGGTGCAAATCACGCGCGGCGTATTTCTCAAAGGGCTGGGGCTGCCGGATTTGGTTACGCAGTCGTTCAACATGTTCGTCCTGGGTCTCGTACCGTTCATCCTGAGTTTGCTCACGTTTCGTAAGCAGGTCTGA
- a CDS encoding carbohydrate ABC transporter substrate-binding protein has protein sequence MLILTLVLGVILVACAPAPTPVPPTAVPKAPEPTKAPVPTAAPPPTTAPVATKAPEPTKPPAPTTAPTAAPAQPLVFLSTQLTPIEEQEKMRNTILKDITGAKVEFISDAEGVVVDRILAEQKAGKVAVGAVGVLHGTFPNLLAANALEDLTPLVAKLSDRPIVKEFMTLGKLGTDKQYYIPWMQATYIMVANKKALQYLPAGANIDALTYPQLAEWGKNITAATKEKKIGFPAGPSGLMHRLTQGYLYPSYTGGLVTTYRSDDAVKMWTDFKAIWEYTNPQSVTYNNMQDPLLSEEVWVTIDHTARVVNAFKNKPNDFVGAPAPAGPKGRYYMSVLAGLGIPKGTPNRAGAEAVIEYLTRPAVQAVTLREVSFYPIVESALPTNLPDFVRLEADGVVKQSKATDAKVALLPIGLGAKGGDFNKIQQDTLTRIVLKGEDIKTVLNDQANQLNALMTELKAPCWSPDPPSTGACLAK, from the coding sequence ATGCTCATTCTCACGCTGGTGCTGGGTGTGATCCTGGTCGCGTGCGCGCCAGCCCCCACCCCGGTACCGCCTACCGCCGTGCCTAAAGCGCCCGAACCGACCAAAGCGCCGGTCCCGACAGCCGCGCCCCCGCCCACGACCGCGCCCGTCGCGACCAAAGCGCCGGAACCGACCAAACCACCCGCGCCGACGACCGCGCCGACCGCCGCGCCAGCCCAACCACTCGTCTTTCTCTCGACCCAGTTGACCCCCATCGAAGAACAAGAAAAGATGCGTAACACCATTCTCAAGGACATCACCGGCGCAAAGGTCGAGTTCATCTCCGATGCCGAGGGTGTCGTCGTAGATCGAATCTTGGCAGAACAAAAAGCCGGCAAGGTCGCCGTCGGCGCCGTCGGCGTGTTGCACGGCACGTTCCCCAACTTGCTCGCCGCGAACGCGTTGGAAGACCTGACCCCGCTCGTCGCCAAGTTGAGCGACCGCCCCATCGTCAAAGAATTCATGACGCTGGGCAAGCTGGGCACGGACAAACAGTATTACATTCCGTGGATGCAAGCGACGTACATCATGGTCGCGAACAAAAAAGCATTACAGTATCTTCCCGCCGGCGCGAACATTGATGCGCTCACCTACCCGCAACTCGCCGAATGGGGCAAGAACATTACCGCCGCGACCAAGGAAAAGAAAATCGGTTTTCCCGCCGGTCCTTCCGGGTTGATGCATCGCTTGACCCAGGGTTATCTGTATCCGTCGTACACCGGCGGTCTGGTCACCACGTATCGCAGTGACGACGCGGTCAAGATGTGGACCGATTTCAAAGCGATCTGGGAATACACCAATCCGCAATCGGTGACCTACAACAACATGCAAGACCCGTTGCTCTCCGAAGAAGTCTGGGTCACGATTGATCATACCGCGCGCGTGGTCAACGCGTTCAAGAACAAGCCGAATGACTTTGTCGGCGCGCCTGCGCCCGCCGGTCCCAAAGGTCGCTACTATATGAGCGTCCTGGCGGGTCTGGGTATCCCCAAGGGCACGCCAAATCGCGCGGGCGCCGAAGCCGTGATCGAGTACCTCACGCGTCCCGCCGTGCAAGCCGTCACATTGCGCGAAGTCAGTTTCTACCCCATCGTCGAATCCGCCTTGCCGACGAATTTGCCCGACTTTGTTCGCCTCGAAGCCGATGGCGTCGTCAAGCAATCGAAAGCGACAGATGCCAAAGTCGCGCTCCTGCCAATTGGACTCGGCGCGAAAGGCGGCGACTTTAACAAAATTCAGCAAGACACCTTGACGCGCATCGTGTTGAAAGGCGAAGACATCAAAACAGTGCTGAACGACCAAGCCAATCAACTCAACGCGTTGATGACCGAACTCAAAGCTCCCTGCTGGTCGCCCGATCCACCCAGCACTGGCGCGTGTTTAGCCAAGTAG
- a CDS encoding DUF692 family protein: MKLAVNYSLPLLDLVRTQRVAVDYLKLPAWRNVIADAQRVHPSFIHFPLSIGSGIGDAMNHETRLRADWNAIEAMARETTTPLINLHFFASARDFPDIPVDTADPTHIARLTECAIRDVRAVVARFGAERVIVENDNSAGGTTLRPVLLPQVIARVIEETGCGFLLDLSHARMAAQYLGMDTHTYIAALPVKRIREIHITGIQVIEGRWLDALARVEGSRDFIARYAGRWMDHLPMTDADWDAFAWAIGEVRAGRWAEPWVVTFEHGGISPLWEAFTDADALATQVPRLAAMVNGRKEEGNERK; encoded by the coding sequence ATGAAACTTGCCGTCAACTATTCCTTGCCGCTCCTAGACCTGGTTCGTACGCAACGCGTCGCGGTGGATTATCTCAAACTCCCGGCGTGGCGCAACGTCATCGCCGACGCGCAACGCGTGCATCCATCGTTCATCCACTTTCCACTCAGCATCGGTTCCGGCATCGGCGACGCGATGAATCATGAAACGCGTCTACGCGCCGATTGGAACGCAATCGAGGCGATGGCGCGCGAAACAACTACGCCGCTCATCAACCTGCATTTCTTTGCGTCCGCGCGCGATTTTCCGGACATTCCGGTAGACACAGCTGATCCAACGCACATCGCGCGGTTAACCGAGTGCGCGATTCGCGATGTGCGCGCCGTCGTCGCGCGCTTTGGCGCAGAACGCGTGATCGTCGAGAACGACAACTCGGCAGGTGGGACGACGTTGCGCCCCGTACTGTTGCCTCAAGTGATCGCACGCGTGATCGAAGAAACGGGATGCGGCTTTCTGCTCGATCTGTCACACGCGCGCATGGCGGCGCAATACCTGGGCATGGACACGCACACGTACATCGCCGCGTTGCCGGTCAAACGCATTCGCGAGATTCACATAACCGGCATTCAGGTAATCGAGGGACGCTGGCTGGACGCGCTCGCGCGCGTGGAGGGCAGTCGCGATTTTATCGCGCGCTATGCCGGACGATGGATGGATCATTTGCCGATGACCGACGCGGACTGGGACGCATTTGCGTGGGCAATCGGCGAGGTGCGCGCGGGACGTTGGGCGGAACCCTGGGTCGTGACTTTCGAACACGGCGGGATTAGTCCGTTATGGGAAGCGTTCACCGACGCGGACGCGCTTGCGACCCAGGTGCCGCGTCTCGCGGCGATGGTGAATGGGCGAAAAGAAGAGGGAAACGAAAGGAAATGA
- a CDS encoding YIP1 family protein, with translation MLDRIMGVVTLKAPTYREIADDQNATGQAAIIVVVMAFFSAIVGAIILVATSSMLPPEAAASAGSPIGAAFRTLINQIIGWFVGAWVIAFVSKTFFGGKTNTGEMLRVFGYTQVFGILNIIPCLGTIAALVLSLVAAVIGIREASEFDTTKAVLTAIVAFVVLLIVGSIIGLVFGLVGL, from the coding sequence ATGTTAGACCGTATCATGGGTGTGGTCACCCTCAAAGCCCCGACCTATCGCGAGATTGCCGATGATCAAAACGCAACTGGGCAAGCCGCAATCATCGTCGTGGTGATGGCGTTCTTTTCCGCGATTGTCGGCGCGATCATCCTTGTCGCGACGAGTTCGATGCTTCCACCCGAAGCGGCGGCGTCGGCTGGTTCACCCATCGGCGCCGCGTTCCGCACCCTCATTAATCAGATTATCGGGTGGTTTGTCGGCGCGTGGGTGATCGCGTTCGTATCCAAAACGTTTTTTGGCGGCAAGACGAACACCGGTGAAATGTTACGCGTGTTCGGCTACACCCAAGTGTTCGGCATTCTCAATATCATTCCGTGCCTCGGAACCATTGCCGCGCTGGTTCTTTCCTTGGTCGCCGCAGTGATTGGCATTCGTGAGGCGTCCGAGTTCGACACAACCAAAGCTGTCTTGACCGCGATTGTCGCATTCGTCGTCTTGCTGATCGTCGGCAGTATTATTGGACTCGTGTTCGGCTTGGTCGGATTATAG
- a CDS encoding ABC transporter permease: protein MLKTILNLAWKELLQLVRDRLLLMFLIIVPVVQLGMIAEATGAGIRNIRLAVWDQDKSQFSQDLVTALQNSGNFNLTSRASSYGEVQELMAHGKIGAAVIIPPGFSRDLFKPGVGATVPVIVDGTNAIVASNLFGSVEGAIADLSRQFVGASANTALGAINLKIEFAFNPTLNLRWSTLVTQLGFITYQLVLIVAAVGFVRERELGTLEQLAVTPIRRFELLLGKGLLALLIGLVNFTLLYLALAYGFQIPMRGSLLLLFALGVLFIIAEIGVGTLLSIITASQQQVILMVFLLAMLEVTFSGYLVPTENMPWFMQFLASFSPLQHFSAILRAVYIKGSSLTMVWQNVVPLVALTVVTVSTGWYLFSRAEW from the coding sequence ATGCTCAAAACGATTCTCAACCTGGCGTGGAAAGAATTATTACAACTTGTGCGCGACCGGTTGTTGCTGATGTTCTTGATCATCGTTCCAGTCGTGCAACTCGGGATGATTGCCGAAGCGACCGGCGCGGGGATTCGCAATATCCGTCTCGCCGTGTGGGATCAAGACAAGAGCCAGTTTAGCCAGGACTTGGTCACCGCGCTCCAAAACTCCGGCAACTTTAACTTGACGAGTCGCGCGTCCAGTTATGGCGAAGTGCAAGAGTTGATGGCGCACGGCAAGATCGGCGCGGCGGTGATTATTCCTCCCGGGTTTTCGCGCGATCTGTTCAAGCCCGGCGTTGGCGCAACGGTTCCGGTAATCGTGGATGGCACGAACGCAATCGTCGCGAGCAACTTGTTCGGCTCGGTCGAGGGCGCGATTGCCGATCTCTCGCGCCAATTCGTGGGCGCATCGGCGAACACCGCACTCGGCGCGATCAATCTCAAAATCGAATTCGCGTTTAATCCCACGTTGAACTTGCGTTGGTCTACGCTCGTGACGCAATTGGGTTTCATCACATACCAACTCGTGCTCATCGTCGCGGCGGTCGGCTTCGTGCGCGAGCGCGAACTCGGCACGCTCGAGCAACTCGCGGTGACGCCGATTCGTCGGTTCGAATTGTTGCTCGGCAAAGGGTTGTTGGCGCTGCTGATCGGACTGGTCAATTTCACGTTGCTCTATCTCGCGTTGGCATACGGTTTTCAAATTCCGATGCGCGGTAGTTTGTTGCTCTTGTTCGCGCTCGGCGTTCTGTTCATCATCGCCGAGATCGGCGTGGGCACCTTGCTCTCGATCATCACGGCGAGTCAACAGCAAGTGATTTTGATGGTCTTCTTGCTCGCGATGCTCGAAGTCACGTTTTCCGGTTATCTCGTGCCGACAGAGAATATGCCGTGGTTCATGCAATTCCTCGCGAGTTTTTCGCCGCTGCAACATTTCAGCGCGATTCTGCGCGCCGTGTACATCAAAGGTTCGTCACTCACAATGGTGTGGCAAAATGTCGTGCCGCTCGTCGCGCTCACTGTGGTGACGGTGAGCACGGGCTGGTATCTGTTCAGTCGCGCGGAATGGTGA
- a CDS encoding LacI family DNA-binding transcriptional regulator, which translates to MSPVTIRQVAKRLKLSITTVSRALDGYDDVAAKTRQRVIRTAREMGYVPSRAARQLRRQRADAIGYILPASGPHFTDPFFSEFIAGLGDEATSHKFDLLVSTAAPDTAAEREIYTRWVQSRLVDGIVVSRMRLRDWRAKYLAKNDFPFVAHGHTLLSLKFPYIEIDSRSGFETLVKHLVNKGYRRIGYIGAPARFTLQADRLAGYQNGLVAAGIPFDPALVAEGNLTRTGGYHAATQLLALPQPPTALIGANDLTAVGALSAARERGLIVGRDIAIAGYDGTEDSEHTQPPLTTLKQPVYDIACRLVKMLVARIEGKELLDPRVVLQPELIIRESTGG; encoded by the coding sequence ATGTCACCGGTGACGATTCGTCAAGTCGCAAAACGCTTGAAACTCTCCATTACCACTGTCTCCCGCGCGCTCGACGGGTACGACGACGTGGCGGCTAAGACGCGCCAGCGCGTCATTCGCACCGCGCGCGAAATGGGCTATGTCCCCAGCCGCGCCGCGCGGCAACTGCGCCGCCAACGCGCCGACGCCATCGGCTACATTTTGCCGGCGAGCGGTCCTCACTTTACCGATCCTTTTTTCTCCGAATTCATCGCCGGTCTCGGCGACGAAGCCACCTCGCACAAATTCGATCTACTCGTTTCGACCGCCGCGCCCGATACCGCCGCCGAACGCGAAATTTATACGCGTTGGGTACAGAGTCGCCTCGTGGATGGCATCGTCGTCAGTCGCATGCGCCTGCGCGATTGGCGCGCCAAGTATCTCGCCAAAAACGATTTTCCATTTGTCGCGCATGGTCACACGCTCCTTTCGCTCAAATTCCCGTACATCGAAATTGACTCGCGCTCCGGTTTCGAAACCCTCGTAAAACACCTTGTAAATAAGGGTTATCGGCGCATCGGTTACATCGGCGCGCCGGCGCGCTTTACCTTGCAAGCGGATCGGCTCGCTGGGTATCAGAACGGTCTCGTCGCGGCAGGCATTCCTTTCGACCCCGCGTTGGTCGCGGAAGGAAATCTCACGCGCACCGGCGGCTATCACGCCGCGACGCAATTACTCGCTTTGCCGCAGCCCCCCACCGCGCTCATCGGCGCGAACGATTTGACGGCGGTCGGCGCGCTGTCCGCGGCGCGCGAGCGCGGCTTGATCGTCGGACGCGATATCGCGATTGCCGGGTACGACGGCACCGAAGATTCGGAGCACACGCAGCCGCCGCTCACCACGCTCAAGCAACCGGTGTACGACATTGCGTGCCGCTTGGTCAAGATGCTCGTCGCGCGCATCGAAGGCAAAGAGTTGCTCGATCCGCGCGTGGTCTTGCAACCCGAATTGATCATACGCGAATCTACCGGCGGCTAG
- a CDS encoding AAA family ATPase, whose translation MMDDLDLLLDVLPPHVQSHLREINRNDELLEVILDLGRVPEARFVGQTVPLNSREVNHDDLDFVVSRIGMFTDDNRAGIPRTLHRISCIRNRQGKIVGLTCRVGRAVYGTIEIIRDIVESGKSILLLGRPGVGKTTILRESARVLADIKRVVIVDTSNEIGGDGDIPHPAVGKARRMQVPTPSLQHEVMIEAVENHMPEVIVIDEIGRELEAEAARTIAERGVQLIGTAHGRSLDNLMMNPTLADLIGGIQSVTLSDEEARRRGTQKSILERKAPPTFGVLIEIQERNRLAIHHEVAMAVDSLLRGRMLPPEIRTRGDDGKVNIEKPITARVGVLRENSRERGVRGEPAPARTEPSPLRAMKLFPYGLSQERLEEAAKSLRLPVQIVGDIGGADAVLTLKNYYRKRPPIVTDAERRGVPVYVLRSNTLAQMEGVLEDLFGVDGRSDPVDDAMRETQAAIDQVLSGANSVELAPQTAYVRRQQHELVKRANLFSRSLGKEPKRRVRIYGSEVG comes from the coding sequence ATGATGGACGACCTGGATTTGTTATTGGATGTTCTGCCGCCGCATGTGCAATCGCATTTGCGCGAGATCAATCGCAACGACGAATTGCTCGAAGTGATTTTGGATTTGGGACGCGTGCCGGAAGCGCGCTTTGTCGGACAAACGGTCCCGCTCAATTCGCGCGAGGTCAATCACGACGATCTCGATTTTGTCGTGTCGCGCATCGGCATGTTCACCGACGATAATCGCGCCGGCATTCCGCGCACGTTGCATCGCATCTCGTGCATCCGCAATCGGCAAGGCAAAATCGTCGGCTTGACCTGCCGCGTCGGGCGCGCGGTCTATGGCACGATCGAGATCATTCGCGATATCGTCGAATCGGGCAAGAGCATTTTGTTGCTCGGTCGCCCTGGCGTCGGCAAGACGACGATCTTGCGCGAATCGGCGCGCGTGCTCGCGGACATCAAGCGCGTGGTGATCGTGGACACCTCGAACGAAATCGGCGGCGACGGCGATATTCCGCATCCCGCCGTCGGCAAGGCGCGGCGAATGCAGGTGCCGACGCCATCGCTCCAACACGAAGTGATGATCGAAGCGGTCGAGAACCACATGCCCGAAGTAATCGTGATTGACGAGATCGGGCGCGAACTCGAAGCCGAAGCCGCGCGCACGATCGCCGAACGCGGCGTGCAACTCATCGGCACCGCGCACGGTCGCTCGCTCGACAACTTGATGATGAATCCAACGCTCGCCGATTTGATCGGCGGCATTCAATCGGTGACGCTGTCGGATGAAGAGGCGCGCCGGCGCGGTACGCAAAAATCCATTCTCGAACGCAAAGCGCCGCCGACGTTTGGCGTGCTCATCGAGATTCAGGAACGTAATCGGCTCGCGATACATCACGAAGTTGCGATGGCGGTGGATTCGCTTTTGCGAGGACGTATGCTGCCGCCGGAAATTCGCACGCGCGGCGACGATGGCAAAGTGAACATCGAGAAACCGATCACCGCGCGGGTGGGCGTATTGCGCGAAAATTCGCGCGAGCGCGGCGTGCGCGGTGAACCGGCGCCCGCGCGCACCGAACCGTCGCCTTTGCGCGCGATGAAATTGTTTCCGTACGGGTTGAGCCAAGAACGGCTCGAAGAAGCCGCCAAATCGTTGCGCTTGCCGGTGCAAATCGTTGGCGACATTGGCGGCGCGGACGCGGTGCTGACGCTGAAGAACTACTACCGCAAACGTCCGCCGATTGTCACCGATGCCGAGCGTCGCGGCGTACCGGTATACGTGTTGCGTTCGAATACGCTCGCGCAAATGGAAGGCGTGCTCGAAGATTTGTTCGGCGTGGATGGACGCAGCGACCCAGTGGACGACGCGATGCGCGAGACGCAAGCCGCGATTGACCAAGTGTTGAGCGGTGCGAACTCAGTCGAGCTTGCGCCGCAAACGGCATACGTGCGCCGACAACAGCACGAGCTAGTCAAGCGCGCGAATCTATTCTCGCGCAGTCTCGGCAAAGAACCGAAACGCCGCGTCCGAATTTATGGGAGTGAAGTGGGATAG